From one Streptomyces mobaraensis genomic stretch:
- a CDS encoding MaoC family dehydratase: MTAKVSYDDVEVGTELPVREFPVNRATLVRYAGASGDFNPIHWNERFAKEVGLPDVIAHGMFTMAEAVRVITDWAGDPGAVAEYGVRFTKPVVVPDDDEGAVIEVSGKVAAKLDDEARTVRVDLLVRSAGQRVLGMPRAVVRLA; this comes from the coding sequence ATGACCGCCAAGGTCTCCTACGACGACGTCGAGGTCGGCACGGAGCTGCCGGTGCGCGAGTTCCCTGTGAACCGCGCCACGCTGGTGCGCTACGCGGGCGCCTCCGGCGACTTCAACCCGATCCACTGGAACGAGCGGTTCGCCAAGGAGGTCGGGCTCCCGGACGTGATCGCGCACGGCATGTTCACCATGGCCGAGGCGGTCCGCGTGATCACCGACTGGGCCGGCGACCCGGGCGCGGTGGCCGAGTACGGGGTGCGCTTCACCAAGCCGGTCGTCGTCCCGGACGACGACGAGGGCGCGGTCATCGAGGTCAGCGGCAAGGTCGCGGCCAAGCTGGACGACGAGGCGCGGACCGTGCGCGTGGACCTGCTGGTGCGCAGCGCGGGGCAGCGGGTGCTCGGCATGCCGCGGGCCGTCGTGCGGCTGGCCTGA
- a CDS encoding MaoC family dehydratase N-terminal domain-containing protein, which translates to MALDQSFVGRTYPATAPYEVGREKIREFAEAIGDENPAYTDAEAAKALGHPDVIAPPTFVFAITYRAAGQVIEDPQLGLDYSRVVHGDQKFTYTRPVRAGDRLTVTSTIEAIKSMAGNDLLTIRGDVHDEHGEHVVTAHTMLVARGPEAAGEGEA; encoded by the coding sequence ATGGCGCTCGACCAGTCCTTCGTCGGACGGACCTATCCGGCCACCGCCCCTTATGAGGTCGGCCGCGAGAAGATCCGTGAATTCGCCGAGGCCATCGGCGACGAGAACCCGGCGTACACCGACGCCGAGGCCGCCAAGGCGCTCGGCCACCCGGATGTGATCGCCCCGCCGACCTTTGTGTTCGCCATCACTTACCGGGCCGCCGGCCAGGTGATCGAGGACCCGCAGCTGGGGCTGGACTACAGCCGCGTCGTCCACGGCGATCAGAAGTTCACCTACACCCGCCCGGTCCGCGCGGGTGACCGGCTGACGGTCACCTCCACCATCGAGGCGATCAAGTCGATGGCGGGCAACGATCTGCTGACCATCCGGGGCGACGTCCACGACGAGCACGGCGAGCACGTGGTGACCGCCCACACGATGCTGGTGGCCCGTGGCCCCGAGGCCGCCGGGGAAGGGGAGGCGTGA
- the rpmG gene encoding 50S ribosomal protein L33 encodes MAATDVRPKITLACVECKERNYITKKNRRNDPDRLEMKKHCPRCNAHTAHRETR; translated from the coding sequence GTGGCTGCCACCGACGTCCGCCCGAAGATCACGCTGGCCTGCGTGGAGTGCAAGGAGCGGAACTACATCACCAAGAAGAACCGGCGCAACGACCCGGACCGTCTTGAGATGAAGAAGCACTGCCCGCGTTGCAACGCGCACACCGCGCACCGCGAAACGCGATAG
- the nusG gene encoding transcription termination/antitermination protein NusG produces MSDPNLNDAVEPVEAAEADVDAAVSAEVEGDAATADDTGREPAADAEGVEEADEADETAVAEEPEADADEAEEAEPAEEAAPVDPVAALREELRGLPGEWYVIHTYAGYENRVKTNLEQRAVSLNVEDYIFQAEVPQEEVVQIKNGDRRTVRQNKLPGYVLVRMDLTNESWGVVRNTPGVTGFVGNAYDPYPLTLDEIVKMLAPEAEEKAAKEAAEAEGRPAPSRKVEVQVLDFEVGDSVTVTDGPFATLQATINEINADSKKVKGLVEIFGRETPVELSFDQIQKN; encoded by the coding sequence GTGTCTGACCCGAACCTGAACGACGCCGTCGAGCCCGTCGAGGCGGCAGAGGCCGACGTGGACGCGGCTGTCTCGGCCGAGGTCGAGGGCGACGCTGCGACCGCTGACGACACCGGGCGCGAGCCCGCCGCCGACGCCGAGGGTGTCGAAGAGGCCGACGAGGCCGATGAGACCGCCGTGGCCGAGGAGCCGGAGGCCGACGCGGACGAGGCCGAGGAGGCCGAGCCCGCCGAGGAGGCCGCCCCGGTGGACCCCGTCGCCGCGCTCCGCGAGGAGCTGCGCGGGCTGCCCGGCGAGTGGTACGTCATCCACACCTACGCCGGTTACGAGAACCGCGTGAAGACCAACCTCGAGCAGCGCGCCGTCTCGCTGAACGTCGAGGACTACATCTTCCAGGCCGAGGTGCCGCAGGAAGAGGTCGTCCAGATCAAGAACGGCGACCGCCGCACCGTGCGCCAGAACAAGCTCCCCGGCTACGTGCTGGTGCGCATGGACCTGACGAACGAGTCGTGGGGCGTCGTCCGGAACACCCCGGGCGTCACCGGCTTCGTGGGCAACGCCTACGACCCGTACCCGCTGACCCTGGACGAGATCGTCAAGATGCTCGCCCCGGAGGCCGAGGAGAAGGCCGCCAAGGAGGCCGCCGAGGCCGAGGGCCGTCCGGCCCCCAGCCGCAAGGTCGAGGTCCAGGTGCTGGACTTCGAGGTCGGCGACTCGGTCACCGTCACCGACGGCCCGTTCGCGACGCTCCAGGCGACGATCAACGAGATCAACGCCGACTCGAAGAAGGTCAAGGGCCTCGTCGAGATCTTCGGCCGCGAGACCCCGGTCGAGCTGAGCTTCGACCAGATCCAGAAGAACTGA
- a CDS encoding pyridoxal phosphate-dependent aminotransferase: MTDATAPFPAAQAPTDRRVSTRIGSISESATLAVDAKAKALKAAGRPVIGFGAGEPDFPTPDYIVEAAVEACRDPKNHRYTPAGGLPELKAAIAAKTLRDSGYEVEASQVLVTNGGKQAIYEAFAAILDPGDEVIVPAPYWTTYPESIRLAGGVPVDVVADETTGYRVSVEQLEAARTERTKVLLFVSPSNPTGAVYSRAQVEEIGRWAAEHGLWVLTDEIYEHLVYGDAEFCSLPVVVPELRDKCIVVNGVAKTYAMTGWRVGWIVGPQDVVKAATNLQSHATSNVSNVAQRAALAAIAGDLTAVEEMKVAFDRRRRTIVRMLNEIDGVVCPEPEGAFYAYPSVKALLGKEIRGKRPATSVELAALILEEAEVAVVPGEAFGTPGYLRLSYALGDEDLAEGVSRIQKLLAEARD, from the coding sequence ATGACCGATGCCACCGCTCCCTTCCCCGCCGCTCAGGCACCCACCGACCGCCGGGTCTCCACCCGCATCGGGTCGATCTCCGAGTCCGCGACGCTCGCCGTGGACGCCAAGGCCAAGGCCCTCAAGGCGGCCGGGCGCCCGGTGATCGGCTTCGGCGCGGGCGAGCCGGACTTCCCCACCCCGGACTACATCGTCGAGGCCGCCGTCGAGGCGTGCCGCGACCCGAAGAACCACCGCTACACCCCGGCCGGCGGCCTCCCCGAGCTGAAGGCCGCCATCGCCGCCAAGACGCTGCGCGACTCGGGCTACGAGGTCGAGGCGTCCCAGGTGCTCGTCACCAACGGCGGCAAGCAGGCCATCTACGAGGCGTTCGCGGCGATCCTCGACCCGGGTGACGAGGTGATCGTCCCGGCGCCGTACTGGACCACGTACCCCGAGTCCATCCGCCTCGCCGGCGGTGTCCCGGTGGACGTCGTGGCCGACGAGACGACCGGCTACCGGGTCTCCGTCGAGCAGCTGGAGGCGGCCCGCACCGAGCGCACCAAGGTGCTGCTGTTCGTCTCCCCCTCCAACCCGACCGGCGCGGTCTACTCGCGCGCCCAGGTCGAGGAGATCGGCCGCTGGGCGGCGGAGCACGGCCTGTGGGTGCTGACGGACGAGATCTACGAGCACCTCGTCTACGGCGACGCCGAGTTCTGCTCCCTGCCGGTGGTGGTGCCGGAGCTGCGCGACAAGTGCATCGTCGTCAACGGCGTCGCCAAGACGTACGCCATGACGGGCTGGCGCGTGGGGTGGATCGTCGGCCCGCAGGACGTGGTGAAGGCCGCGACCAACCTCCAGTCGCACGCCACCTCCAACGTGAGCAACGTCGCGCAGCGCGCCGCGCTGGCCGCCATCGCCGGCGACCTGACGGCCGTCGAGGAGATGAAGGTCGCCTTCGACCGCCGCCGCCGCACGATCGTGCGCATGCTCAATGAGATCGACGGCGTCGTCTGCCCGGAGCCGGAGGGCGCGTTCTACGCGTACCCGTCGGTCAAGGCGCTGCTCGGCAAGGAGATCCGCGGCAAGCGGCCGGCCACCTCGGTGGAGCTGGCGGCGCTGATCCTGGAGGAGGCCGAGGTCGCGGTCGTCCCGGGCGAGGCGTTCGGCACGCCGGGCTACCTGCGGCTCTCGTACGCGCTGGGCGACGAGGACCTGGCGGAGGGCGTCTCGCGGATCCAGAAGCTGCTGGCCGAGGCGCGCGACTGA
- the rplK gene encoding 50S ribosomal protein L11, which yields MPPKKKKVTGLIKLQIQAGAANPAPPVGPALGQHGVNIMEFCKAYNAATESQRGMVVPVEITVYEDRSFTFVTKTPPAAKLILKAAGVDKGSGEPHKTKVAKITRDQVRDIATTKMPDLNANDLDAAEKIIAGTARSMGITVEG from the coding sequence ATGCCTCCCAAGAAGAAGAAGGTCACGGGGCTTATCAAGCTCCAGATCCAGGCCGGTGCCGCCAACCCGGCTCCGCCGGTCGGCCCGGCGCTGGGTCAGCACGGCGTCAACATCATGGAGTTCTGCAAGGCCTACAACGCCGCGACCGAGTCGCAGCGTGGCATGGTCGTGCCGGTGGAGATCACGGTCTACGAGGACCGTTCCTTCACCTTCGTCACCAAGACTCCGCCGGCCGCGAAGCTGATCCTCAAGGCCGCGGGCGTGGACAAGGGCTCCGGCGAGCCGCACAAGACCAAGGTCGCCAAGATCACGCGTGACCAGGTCCGTGACATCGCCACCACCAAGATGCCCGACCTGAACGCCAACGACCTGGACGCCGCCGAGAAGATCATCGCCGGCACCGCCCGTTCCATGGGCATCACGGTCGAGGGCTGA
- a CDS encoding UDP-N-acetylmuramate dehydrogenase — MQELHDTPLAPLTTFRLGGPATRLVTAVTDEEVIATVREAEASGTPLLIIGGGSNLVISDKGFDGVALRIATAGFSLRGTGLELAAGENWSDAVARTVEAGLAGIECMAGIPGSAGATPIQNVGAYGQEVSSVITEVVAYDRRTGETVVLPNAECGFSYRHSRFKEDPSRYVVLRVRFALEDAGGLSAPIKYPETARTLGVEAGDRVPAATARETVLRLRAGKGMVLDPEDHDTWSAGSFFTNPVLTAEQHAAFLARAAERLGADVVPPAYPAGDGLVKTSAAWLIDKAGFGKGYGSGPARISTKHTLALTNRGSATTEDLLALAREVRDGVREAFGVTLVNEPVTVGVSL, encoded by the coding sequence GTGCAGGAACTCCACGACACCCCCCTCGCCCCCCTGACCACCTTCCGTCTCGGTGGCCCCGCGACCCGTCTGGTCACGGCCGTCACCGACGAGGAAGTGATCGCGACCGTGCGCGAGGCCGAAGCCTCCGGGACGCCGCTGCTGATCATCGGCGGCGGCAGCAACCTCGTGATCTCAGACAAGGGCTTCGACGGCGTCGCCCTGCGCATCGCCACCGCCGGATTCTCGCTCCGGGGCACCGGCCTGGAGCTCGCCGCCGGCGAGAACTGGTCCGACGCCGTCGCCCGCACCGTCGAGGCCGGGCTCGCCGGCATCGAGTGCATGGCCGGCATCCCCGGCTCGGCCGGCGCCACCCCGATCCAGAACGTGGGCGCCTACGGCCAGGAGGTCTCCTCCGTCATCACCGAGGTCGTCGCCTACGACCGCCGGACCGGCGAGACCGTCGTCCTGCCGAACGCCGAGTGCGGCTTCTCCTACCGGCACAGCCGCTTCAAGGAGGACCCCTCCCGCTACGTCGTCCTGCGCGTCCGCTTCGCCCTGGAGGACGCGGGCGGCCTCTCCGCGCCCATCAAGTACCCCGAGACCGCCCGCACCCTCGGCGTCGAGGCCGGGGACCGCGTCCCCGCCGCCACCGCCCGCGAGACCGTGCTGCGGCTGCGCGCCGGCAAGGGCATGGTGCTCGACCCCGAGGACCACGACACCTGGTCCGCCGGGTCGTTCTTCACCAACCCCGTGCTCACGGCCGAGCAGCACGCGGCCTTCCTGGCCCGGGCGGCGGAGCGGCTCGGGGCGGACGTCGTCCCGCCGGCCTACCCGGCGGGAGACGGGCTGGTGAAGACGTCTGCCGCCTGGCTGATCGACAAGGCGGGGTTCGGGAAGGGGTACGGGTCCGGGCCCGCGCGGATCTCGACCAAGCACACGCTGGCCCTGACGAACCGGGGATCGGCCACGACGGAGGATCTGCTGGCGCTCGCCCGGGAGGTGCGGGACGGGGTCCGGGAGGCTTTTGGGGTGACCCTGGTGAACGAGCCGGTGACGGTGGGCGTCAGCCTTTAA
- a CDS encoding adenosine deaminase, protein MENVRDVRLLPKAHLHLHFTGSMRPSTLLELADKYGVHLPEALSGGEPPRLRATDERGWFRFQRLYDIARSCLRSPDDIRRLVREAAEEDVRDGSGWLEIQVDPTSYAPRLGGLIPALEIILDAVETASRDTGLGIRVLVAANRMKHPLDARTLARLAVRYADKGVVGFGLSNDERRGFARDFDRAFEIAREGGLLAAPHGGELSGPASVRDCLDDLRAGRVGHGVRAAEDPRLLRKLAERGVTCEVCPSSNVALGVYEKPADVPLRTLFEAGVPMALGADDPLLFGSRIAAQYQLAREHHGFTDEELAELARQSIRGSVAPADVKGRLLAGVEAWLAGPTA, encoded by the coding sequence ATGGAGAACGTTCGCGACGTCCGTCTGCTGCCGAAGGCCCACCTGCACCTGCACTTCACCGGCTCGATGCGTCCCTCGACGCTGCTGGAGCTGGCCGACAAGTACGGCGTGCACCTGCCGGAGGCGCTGAGCGGCGGCGAGCCCCCGAGACTGCGGGCGACGGACGAGCGCGGCTGGTTCCGGTTCCAGCGGCTGTACGACATCGCGCGCTCCTGCCTGCGCTCCCCCGACGACATCCGGCGGCTGGTGCGCGAGGCCGCCGAGGAGGACGTCCGGGACGGCTCCGGGTGGCTGGAGATCCAGGTCGACCCCACCTCGTACGCGCCCCGGCTGGGCGGGCTGATCCCCGCGCTGGAGATCATCCTGGACGCCGTGGAGACCGCGTCCCGTGACACCGGCCTCGGGATACGGGTCCTGGTGGCCGCGAACCGGATGAAGCACCCCCTGGACGCCCGCACCCTGGCCCGGCTCGCGGTGCGCTACGCCGACAAGGGCGTGGTCGGCTTCGGCCTCTCCAACGACGAGCGGCGCGGCTTCGCCCGGGACTTCGACCGCGCCTTCGAGATCGCCCGCGAAGGCGGCCTGCTGGCCGCGCCGCACGGCGGCGAGCTGTCGGGCCCGGCGAGCGTCCGCGACTGCCTGGACGACCTGCGCGCGGGCCGGGTGGGCCACGGGGTACGGGCGGCCGAGGACCCGCGGCTGCTGCGCAAGCTGGCGGAACGCGGCGTGACGTGCGAGGTCTGCCCGTCGTCGAACGTGGCCCTCGGCGTCTACGAGAAGCCCGCGGACGTCCCGCTGCGCACCCTCTTCGAGGCCGGCGTCCCCATGGCCCTCGGCGCCGACGACCCCCTCCTCTTCGGATCGCGCATCGCCGCCCAGTACCAGCTCGCCCGCGAACACCACGGCTTCACGGACGAGGAACTGGCGGAACTGGCCCGCCAGTCGATCCGGGGGTCGGTGGCGCCGGCGGATGTGAAGGGGCGGCTGCTGGCGGGCGTGGAGGCGTGGCTGGCAGGCCCGACGGCCTGA
- the secE gene encoding preprotein translocase subunit SecE → MTEALGSTATPESGRPEDEVAVKKRRGGKRGKKGPLGRMALFYRQVVAELRKVVWPTRGQLSTYTSVVIVFVVIVIGLVTVIDYGFSNAVKYVFG, encoded by the coding sequence GTGACGGAAGCCCTTGGCTCCACCGCGACGCCTGAGAGCGGTCGTCCCGAGGACGAGGTCGCCGTCAAGAAGCGCCGCGGCGGCAAGCGCGGCAAGAAGGGCCCGCTCGGGCGGATGGCGCTGTTCTACCGCCAGGTCGTCGCGGAGCTCCGCAAGGTCGTCTGGCCCACGCGTGGCCAGCTCTCGACGTACACCTCCGTGGTGATCGTCTTCGTCGTCATCGTCATTGGTCTCGTGACCGTGATTGACTATGGGTTCAGCAACGCCGTCAAGTACGTCTTCGGCTGA
- a CDS encoding TetR/AcrR family transcriptional regulator — protein MVRMSAEERRESVVRAAVAEFARGGYHGTSTETIARRVGVSQPYLFRLFPGKQAIFLAAVDACQEKIIRTFEEAADGVPPEGVVKAMGLAYEALIARDKETLLMLMQMCVAVASAEAAGDMEFGRPIRAGWERLTDQVRLALGGDPEQTARFMAHGMLINSLVSLGFPPEHRVWDGLPPSRRG, from the coding sequence ATGGTCAGGATGAGTGCGGAGGAGCGGCGCGAGAGCGTCGTCCGGGCGGCGGTCGCCGAGTTCGCCCGCGGCGGCTACCACGGCACCTCGACGGAGACGATCGCCCGCCGGGTGGGCGTGTCGCAGCCGTACCTCTTCCGCCTCTTCCCGGGCAAGCAGGCGATCTTCCTCGCCGCGGTCGACGCGTGCCAGGAGAAGATCATCCGCACCTTCGAGGAGGCCGCCGACGGCGTGCCGCCGGAGGGGGTCGTGAAGGCGATGGGCCTGGCCTACGAAGCCCTCATCGCCCGCGACAAGGAGACGCTGCTGATGCTCATGCAGATGTGCGTCGCCGTCGCCTCCGCCGAGGCGGCGGGCGACATGGAGTTCGGCCGCCCGATCCGGGCGGGCTGGGAGCGGCTCACCGATCAGGTCCGCCTGGCGCTGGGGGGCGACCCGGAGCAGACGGCCCGGTTTATGGCCCACGGGATGCTCATCAACTCGCTGGTCTCGCTGGGCTTCCCGCCCGAGCACCGGGTGTGGGACGGGCTGCCGCCCTCCCGGCGCGGCTGA
- a CDS encoding MFS transporter has product MEQQASRRAVWALVASGAAGFMAALDNLVVTTALPTLRRDLGGSLEDLEWTVSAYTLTYAVLLMFGAALGDRFGRRRFFGIGIALFTAASAAAALSSGIDTLIAFRAVQGVGAAIMTPLSLTLLTAATPPERRGTAFGIWGAINGLAVATGPLIGGGLTEHISWHWIFWLNVPIGLLLLPIVRFRVAESRTPDARLDILGTVLVSGGLFGVVFAVVNVNTYGWTSGRVLTGLVVGALLLAAFVRHGITHHKPMLPMRLFRNRAFSGVNAAGLLMFFGMFGSIFLLSQFLQGVGGYSPTEAGLRMLPWTGASLIVAPLAGRLADRVGGRIVVVWGLICQATGLAYYALVLATDLSYPAQLPALILNGVGMALFFAPSSALAMSSVGPAEQGIVSGTNSALREVGGAFGVAVLGSVFSANGGFGSPQAVVDGTTPALWIGAAGVALAALAAALIPRRGRPAAVGAGTARATETVDGREAAPAGR; this is encoded by the coding sequence GTGGAACAACAAGCCTCACGACGCGCCGTCTGGGCCCTCGTCGCCTCGGGCGCGGCCGGCTTCATGGCCGCGCTCGACAACCTCGTCGTCACCACCGCGCTGCCGACCCTCCGCCGGGACCTCGGCGGTTCGCTCGAAGACCTCGAATGGACGGTCAGCGCCTACACGCTCACCTACGCGGTCCTGCTGATGTTCGGCGCCGCGCTCGGCGACCGGTTCGGCCGCCGCAGGTTCTTCGGCATCGGCATCGCGCTGTTCACCGCCGCCTCCGCGGCCGCCGCGCTGTCGTCCGGCATCGACACGCTCATCGCCTTCCGGGCCGTCCAGGGCGTCGGCGCCGCGATCATGACGCCGCTGAGCCTCACCCTGCTGACCGCCGCCACCCCGCCCGAACGGCGCGGCACGGCCTTCGGCATCTGGGGCGCCATCAACGGCCTCGCCGTCGCCACCGGCCCGCTCATCGGCGGCGGACTCACCGAGCACATCTCCTGGCACTGGATCTTCTGGCTCAACGTCCCGATCGGGCTGCTCCTCCTCCCGATCGTCCGGTTCCGCGTCGCCGAGTCCCGCACGCCGGACGCCCGGCTCGACATCCTCGGCACGGTCCTCGTCAGCGGCGGCCTCTTCGGCGTCGTCTTCGCCGTCGTCAACGTCAACACGTACGGCTGGACGAGCGGCCGGGTGCTCACCGGACTCGTCGTGGGAGCCCTGCTGCTCGCCGCCTTCGTCCGGCACGGCATCACCCACCACAAGCCCATGCTGCCCATGCGCCTCTTCCGCAACCGGGCCTTCAGTGGCGTCAACGCGGCCGGGCTGCTGATGTTCTTCGGCATGTTCGGCTCGATCTTCCTGCTCAGCCAGTTCCTGCAGGGCGTCGGCGGCTACTCGCCCACCGAGGCGGGCCTGCGCATGCTGCCCTGGACCGGGGCCTCACTGATCGTCGCCCCGCTCGCGGGCCGGCTCGCCGACCGGGTCGGCGGGCGCATCGTGGTCGTCTGGGGCCTCATCTGCCAGGCGACCGGACTCGCCTACTACGCCCTGGTCCTCGCCACCGACCTCTCCTACCCGGCCCAGCTGCCCGCCCTGATCCTCAACGGCGTCGGCATGGCCCTCTTCTTCGCCCCCTCCTCCGCGCTCGCCATGTCCTCGGTGGGCCCCGCCGAGCAGGGCATCGTCTCCGGGACGAACAGTGCGCTGCGCGAGGTCGGCGGGGCGTTCGGGGTCGCCGTCCTCGGCTCGGTCTTCTCCGCGAACGGCGGGTTCGGATCGCCCCAGGCGGTCGTGGACGGCACCACGCCGGCGCTGTGGATCGGCGCCGCGGGCGTCGCCCTCGCGGCGCTGGCCGCGGCCCTCATCCCGCGGCGCGGACGGCCCGCGGCCGTGGGGGCGGGCACGGCGCGGGCGACGGAAACGGTGGACGGGCGCGAGGCGGCGCCGGCCGGCCGGTAG
- a CDS encoding amidohydrolase family protein: protein MPDNQQPQPARNPDGDASSPPGSPGGGGPGEKPLVLCGAHLADGRVVDVRLSGGRVEAVGTAGSLAPGVRCDLHGYLLLPAPAEPHAHGDTALTADLAGPVPDGVEDVQRRATEAALLQLGHGATAVRSHVRVGDVHGLRALEGVLAARRVLRDLTDLTAVAVPGLLTGLAGADGLAMLRDAVKMGATAVGGCPDLDPDPTGYVEAVLRIAAEHGCAVDLHTDADDPPRLARIAAMAGGLRPAVTLGPCGGLARLPRETAVRAAEQLAAAGVTVVCLPQGDCGATARSRYRVSHAAPVRLLRAAGVRVAAGSGAVRDAANPVGRGDPLEAAFLLASRGELPPDQAYEAVSGRAREAMGLPEVRVEAGFPAELLAIRGGGVAGVLSLGYSRLVVHRGRVVSRTSAVREYRHSAGAPALELPRQAPRGGEPSS, encoded by the coding sequence ATGCCCGACAACCAGCAGCCGCAGCCCGCGAGGAACCCCGACGGCGACGCGAGCTCCCCGCCCGGCTCCCCGGGCGGCGGCGGTCCCGGCGAGAAGCCCCTGGTCCTCTGCGGCGCCCACCTCGCCGACGGCCGCGTGGTGGACGTCCGGCTGAGCGGCGGGCGCGTCGAGGCCGTCGGCACGGCGGGCAGCCTCGCCCCCGGCGTCCGCTGCGACCTCCACGGCTACCTGCTGCTGCCGGCCCCGGCCGAACCGCACGCGCACGGCGACACCGCGCTCACCGCCGACCTCGCGGGCCCGGTCCCGGACGGCGTCGAGGACGTCCAGCGGCGCGCCACCGAGGCGGCGCTGCTCCAGCTCGGCCACGGCGCCACCGCCGTCCGCTCGCACGTCCGCGTCGGCGACGTGCACGGCCTGCGGGCGCTGGAGGGCGTCCTGGCCGCCCGCCGCGTCCTGCGCGACCTCACCGACCTCACGGCCGTCGCCGTCCCCGGGCTGCTCACCGGCCTCGCCGGGGCCGACGGTCTCGCCATGCTCCGGGACGCGGTCAAGATGGGCGCCACCGCCGTCGGCGGCTGCCCCGACCTGGACCCGGACCCGACCGGCTACGTGGAGGCCGTCCTGCGGATCGCCGCCGAGCACGGCTGCGCGGTGGACCTGCACACCGACGCCGACGACCCGCCCCGGCTGGCCCGGATCGCCGCGATGGCCGGCGGCCTGCGCCCGGCCGTCACCCTCGGCCCGTGCGGCGGCCTGGCCCGGCTCCCCCGGGAGACCGCCGTCCGGGCCGCCGAGCAGCTGGCCGCCGCCGGTGTGACGGTGGTGTGCCTGCCGCAGGGCGACTGCGGGGCCACCGCCCGCAGCCGCTACCGCGTCTCGCACGCCGCGCCCGTACGGCTGCTGCGCGCCGCCGGTGTGCGGGTCGCGGCCGGCAGCGGGGCGGTCCGGGACGCCGCCAACCCGGTCGGCCGCGGCGACCCGCTGGAGGCCGCGTTCCTGCTCGCCTCGCGCGGCGAACTGCCCCCCGACCAGGCGTACGAGGCGGTGAGCGGGCGGGCACGGGAGGCGATGGGGCTGCCGGAGGTCCGGGTGGAGGCCGGGTTCCCGGCCGAACTGCTGGCGATCCGCGGGGGCGGAGTGGCCGGGGTGCTCTCGCTGGGCTACAGCCGGCTGGTGGTGCACCGGGGACGGGTGGTGTCACGGACGAGCGCCGTCCGCGAGTACCGGCACTCGGCGGGGGCACCCGCCCTGGAGCTGCCCCGGCAGGCGCCGCGCGGGGGCGAACCCTCCTCCTGA
- the rplA gene encoding 50S ribosomal protein L1, producing MKRSKTLRNADAKIDRERLYAPLEAVRLAKDTSGTKFDGTVEVALRLGVDPRKADQMVRGTVNLPHGTGKTARVLVFATGDRAEAARAAGADIVGADELIDEVAKGRLDFDAVVATPDLMGKVGRLGRVLGPRGLMPNPKTGTVTPDTAKAVTEIKGGKIEFRVDKHANLHFIIGKTSFDEKSLIENYSAALEEILRLKPSAAKGRYVKKATLSTTMGPGIPLDPNRTRNLLVEDETV from the coding sequence GTGAAGCGCAGCAAGACTCTTCGCAACGCGGACGCGAAGATCGACCGGGAGCGCCTGTACGCCCCGCTCGAGGCCGTCCGTCTGGCGAAGGACACCTCCGGCACCAAGTTCGACGGCACCGTCGAGGTCGCCCTGCGTCTGGGCGTCGACCCGCGCAAGGCGGACCAGATGGTCCGTGGCACCGTGAACCTTCCGCACGGCACCGGTAAGACCGCCCGGGTCCTGGTCTTCGCGACCGGCGACCGTGCCGAGGCCGCGCGTGCCGCGGGCGCCGACATCGTCGGCGCCGACGAGCTCATCGACGAGGTCGCCAAGGGCCGTCTGGACTTCGACGCCGTCGTCGCCACCCCGGACCTCATGGGCAAGGTCGGCCGCCTCGGCCGCGTGCTCGGTCCCCGTGGTCTGATGCCGAACCCGAAGACCGGCACGGTCACCCCGGACACGGCCAAGGCCGTGACCGAGATCAAGGGCGGCAAGATCGAGTTCCGTGTCGACAAGCACGCGAACCTGCACTTCATCATCGGCAAGACGTCGTTCGACGAGAAGTCGCTGATCGAGAACTACAGCGCCGCGCTCGAGGAGATCCTCCGCCTCAAGCCGTCCGCCGCCAAGGGCCGCTACGTCAAGAAGGCGACCCTGTCGACCACCATGGGCCCCGGCATCCCGCTGGACCCGAACCGCACCCGCAACCTCCTCGTCGAGGACGAGACCGTCTGA